A stretch of the Bradyrhizobium sp. CCBAU 53351 genome encodes the following:
- a CDS encoding MFS transporter, which translates to MSEAISVHQLQARQPSHVTVATASLIGTAIEWYDFFLYGTAAALIFNKLFFPTFDPMMGTLLAFATYALGFIARPLGGIVFGHYGDKIGRKTMLYLTLLIMGVATAAIGFLPTYETAGIWAAILLVACRLIQGFGLGGEWGGAVLMAVEHAPADKKGFYGSWPQLGAPLGLVLGTLVFSVVSATLTDAQLYAWGWRIPFLFSIALVLVGLWIRFTIAESPEFQKVKDTKQEVKMPILEAIRMYPKNILLAMGARFAENGFFYIYATFVLAYATQSLGMNKQDMLNGVLIGAAVETFTIPAFGALSDRVGRRPIYIFGAVFSALMSFPLFMLLSTRNPQYAWIAIVLGLAIGHAAMYGPQASFLSELFGTKVRYSGVSLGYNLASIFAGALSPLIATGLMTAYAPATWPISLYMIALALITVVSVYFATETRKIVQG; encoded by the coding sequence ATGAGTGAAGCGATCTCGGTCCATCAGCTTCAGGCGAGACAGCCCTCGCACGTCACGGTCGCCACCGCGAGCCTGATCGGCACCGCCATCGAGTGGTACGATTTCTTCCTCTACGGCACTGCCGCGGCGCTGATCTTCAACAAGCTGTTCTTTCCGACCTTCGACCCCATGATGGGAACGTTGCTGGCGTTCGCCACCTACGCGCTCGGCTTCATCGCGCGCCCGCTCGGCGGCATCGTTTTCGGCCATTACGGCGACAAGATCGGCCGCAAGACCATGCTGTACCTGACGCTGCTGATCATGGGCGTGGCGACCGCGGCCATCGGCTTCCTGCCGACCTACGAGACCGCCGGCATCTGGGCCGCGATCCTGCTCGTCGCCTGCCGGCTGATCCAGGGCTTTGGCCTCGGCGGCGAATGGGGCGGCGCGGTGCTGATGGCGGTCGAGCATGCGCCTGCGGACAAGAAGGGTTTTTACGGCAGCTGGCCGCAGCTGGGGGCACCGCTCGGCCTCGTCCTCGGCACGCTGGTCTTCTCCGTGGTCTCCGCCACGCTGACCGACGCGCAGCTCTATGCCTGGGGCTGGCGCATCCCGTTCCTGTTCTCGATCGCGCTGGTGCTGGTCGGGCTGTGGATCCGCTTCACCATCGCGGAATCACCGGAATTCCAGAAGGTCAAGGACACCAAGCAGGAAGTGAAGATGCCGATCCTCGAGGCCATCAGGATGTATCCCAAGAACATCCTGCTGGCGATGGGCGCGCGCTTCGCCGAGAACGGCTTCTTCTACATCTACGCCACCTTCGTGCTCGCTTATGCCACGCAATCGCTCGGCATGAACAAGCAGGACATGCTCAACGGCGTCTTGATCGGCGCCGCCGTCGAAACTTTCACCATCCCGGCGTTCGGCGCGCTGTCCGATCGCGTCGGGCGGCGGCCGATCTACATCTTCGGCGCGGTGTTCTCGGCGCTGATGTCGTTCCCGCTGTTCATGCTGCTTTCGACCAGGAACCCGCAATATGCCTGGATCGCGATCGTGCTCGGTCTCGCCATCGGGCACGCCGCGATGTACGGGCCGCAGGCGAGCTTCCTGTCGGAGCTGTTCGGCACCAAGGTGCGCTATAGCGGCGTCTCGCTCGGCTACAACCTCGCCTCGATCTTCGCCGGCGCGCTGTCGCCGCTGATCGCGACGGGGTTGATG